The following proteins come from a genomic window of Nicotiana tomentosiformis chromosome 12, ASM39032v3, whole genome shotgun sequence:
- the LOC104098199 gene encoding putative late blight resistance protein homolog R1B-16 isoform X2, whose translation MAAYAALTSLMGTIHLISQSNLDLLDGHKEHLKLLYEKVSSLLEFLDTNSDDEPMKDLQEKVKDLAHEVEDKVESHIQREAQKKLLKMLQRVFHLPTKAHERLLKILQRAVEAIDSIKEELFKQRENNNMQAGNSSLGGSNSLGSHVSTLENNMVGYNDEQASMLRQLTGDSRQLEVISIVGMGGIGKSTFAKRVFSDPSVVGFFDVRGWITMSKDYSIRKMLLSLLQDAGVDLDKKSDEEQADDLQESDEEPLDYLQKINNALADRLQKSLKGRRYLIVVDDIWSTDAWDEIKLWFPEYNNRSRILLTTRDMKVAQYASFPEDPFPMRFLDPEESWNLFCQKAFDKKTCPIELENVAKEVVENCKGLPLMISVIAGTLSSKRTLNEWRKVAKSVSSLVNLDDYQRCSGVLALSYNHLPSHLKACFLYFGVFPKASDISVKKLIRLWAAEGLFELKGLEGLEKVAAYLLHDLIDKSLIIVSRRSFDGKIKTCRIHDLLHDLCWREAESDSILYVVNDVPYGGPRRYFPQGRRWVSLHLAGGYYPTLFSALSYRKTRSVHFYADPVYNLQLEHFKLLRVLDLEATEFQYGFPREILRLVCLRYLVMKIDEISEHIPISNLQNLQTLVIFTTSRKGFINLRDGIWDMSQLRHLNCSRIFLYPPPNVSPNEVEYPSLENLQSVCGLSSSCCTKEIFKGIKKVKKMGISCDSYSESEWLANLKYLLELEALSIASSSYYGNVYSDFRLPCPGSFPPNLKKLTLCCTRLSWEDMTIISKLPKLEVLQLKEDDFARSLSVGERVWEVTEMGFPELKFLLLEKLILDYWRATDDYFPCLEHVIIKNCSLLKEIPQGFADSMTLKLIMLQGCSPSVVTSAEWIQREQLESSGTDMLRVYAVDTRDSDQDY comes from the exons ATGGCTGCTTATGCTGCACTAACTTCTCTGATGGGAACTATACACCTGATTTCGCAATCCAACTTAGACCTGCTGGACGGTCATAAAGAACACTTAAAATTACTCTACGAGAAGGTTAGCTCTCTGCTAGAGTTTCTTGATACTAATTCTGATGACGAACCAATGAAGGATTTGCAAGAAAAGGTAAAAGATCTTGCACATGAAGTAGAAGACAAAGTTGAATCACACATTCAAAGAGAGGCCCAGAAGAAGCTTCTTAAGATGTTGCAACGAGTATTTCACCTTCCAACAAAGGCACATGAAAGGCTTCTTAAGATTTTGCAACGAGCTGTAGAAGCCATTGATTCTATCAAGGAAGAGCTCTTCAAGCAGAGGGAGAATAATAATATGCAAGCGGGAAATAGTTCACTTGGTGGTTCTAATTCACTAGGATCTCATGTTTCTACCCTTGAGAACAACATGGTGGGGTACAATGATGAACAAGCGAGCATGTTGCGTCAACTTACTGGAGATTCACGTCAACTGGAAGTCATTTCCATTGTTGGTATGGGAGGCATAGGCAAGTCAACTTTTGCTAAAAGAGTGTTTTCTGATCCCTCAGTTGTGGGTTTCTTTGATGTTCGTGGATGGATTACTATGTCCAAGGACTACAGTATAAGAAAGATGCTTCTATCCCTCCTTCAAGATGCCGGGGTGGATCTTGATAAG AAAAGCGATGAAGAACAAGCAGATGACTTGCAGGAAAGTGATGAAGAACCACTAGATTACTTGCAGAAAATCAATAATGCACTTGCAGATCGCTTGCAAAAAAGTTTAAAAGGTAGGAGATATTTGATTGTTGTAGATGACATATGGAGCACGGATGCCTGGGATGAGATTAAACTATGGTTTCCAGAATACAATAATAGAAGTAGGATATTATTGACTACTCGAGACATGAAGGTTGCTCAATATGCTAGCTTTCCtgaggatccttttccgatgcgTTTCCTGGATCCAGAGGAAAGTTGGAATTTGTTTTGCCAAAAGGCATTTGACAAAAAAACTTGCCCGATTGAACTTGAGAATGTTGCAAAGGAAGTTGTAGAAAACTGCAAAGGATTACCACTAATGATTTCTGTGATTGCAGGGACTCTCTCTAGCAAGAGGACACTGAACGAGTGGAGGAAAGTAGCTAAAAGTGTGAGCTCCTTAGTAAACCTTGACGATTATCAACGTTGCTCAGGAGTTCTCGCTTTGAGCTACAATCATCTTCCTTCACATTTGAAAGCCTGCTTTCTATATTTCGGAGTTTTCCCAAAAGCTAGTGACATTTCGGTGAAGAAGTTGATTAGATTATGGGCTGCGGAAGGACTCTTCGAGCTAAAGGGGCTAGAGGGATTGGAAAAAGTGGCTGCTTATCTTTTACATGATCTTATTGATAAAAGTCTTATCATTGTTAGCAGGCGAAGTTTTGATGGCAAAATCAAGACTTGTAGGATTCATGATCTTCTTCATGATCTATGCTGGAGAGAAGCTGAAAGTGATAGTATTTTGTACGTTGTAAATGACGTACCTTATGGAGGACCAAGAAGGTATTTTCCTCAAGGTCGTAGGTGGGTGTCACTTCATTTAGCGGGAGGTTATTATCCTACCCTTTTCAGTGCTCTTAGTTATCGCAAAACGCGTTCTGTTCATTTTTATGCTGATCCAGTTTATAATTTACAACTGGAGCATTTCAAACTTCTTAGAGTATTGGACTTGGAGGCCACGGAATTCCAATATGGTTTCCCTAGGGAAATATTACGCCTAGTTTGTTTAAGGTATTTGGTTATGAAGATCGATGAGATCTCTGAACATATTCCAATTTCCAATCTTCAGAATTTACAGACTCTCGTTATATTTACTACATCACGGAAGGGGTTTATAAATTTACGTGACGGAATTTGGGACATGTCTCAATTAAGGCATCTCAATTGTTCAAGGATCTTTTTGTACCCTCCTCCGAATGTATCTCCTAATGAAGTTGAGTACCCAAGTTTGGAGAATTTGCAAAGTGTTTGTGGGTTGAGTTCTTCTTGTTGCACGAAAGAAATATTTAAAGGGATTAAGAAAGTGAAAAAAATGGGGATTTCTTGCGATAGTTATTCCGAGTCCGAATGGCTAGCTAATCTTAAATATTTACTTGAGCTTGAGGCACTAAGTATTGCATCGTCATCCTACTATGGTAATGTTTATTCAGATTTCAGGCTTCCATGTCCAGGTTCTTTCCCACCAAATCTCAAGAAGTTGACACTTTGTTGTACTCGGCTATCATGGGAGGACATGACGATCATTAGCAAGTTGCCCAAACTCGAGGTGCTCCAATTGAAGGAAGATGATTTTGCACGTAGTTTGTCTGTAGGAGAAAGGGTCTGGGAAGTAACAGAGATGGGATTTCCCGAATTGAAATTCTTGCTCCTTGAGAAGTTGATTCTTGATTATTGGAGAGCCACTGATGATTATTTCCCATGCCTTGAGCATGTAATTATCAAAAATTGCTCTCTCTTAAAAGAGATTCCTCAAGGATTCGCAGATAGTATGACACTGAAACTAATTATGTTACAGGGATGTTCTCCTTCCGTTGTGACATCTGCTGAGTGGATCCAGAGAGAGCAATTAGAGAGTTCAGGAACCGACATGCTTAGAGTTTATGCCGTTGATACAAGGG ATTCAGATCAAGATTATTGA
- the LOC104098199 gene encoding putative late blight resistance protein homolog R1B-16 isoform X3, translating to MAAYAALTSLMGTIHLISQSNLDLLDGHKEHLKLLYEKVSSLLEFLDTNSDDEPMKDLQEKVKDLAHEVEDKVESHIQREAQKKLLKMLQRVFHLPTKAHERLLKILQRAVEAIDSIKEELFKQRENNNMQAGNSSLGGSNSLGSHVSTLENNMVGYNDEQASMLRQLTGDSRQLEVISIVGMGGIGKSTFAKRVFSDPSVVGFFDVRGWITMSKDYSIRKMLLSLLQDAGVDLDKVSDEEQADHLQKSDEEQADDLQESDEEPLDYLQKINNALADRLQKSLKGRRYLIVVDDIWSTDAWDEIKLWFPEYNNRSRILLTTRDMKVAQYASFPEDPFPMRFLDPEESWNLFCQKAFDKKTCPIELENVAKEVVENCKGLPLMISVIAGTLSSKRTLNEWRKVAKSVSSLVNLDDYQRCSGVLALSYNHLPSHLKACFLYFGVFPKASDISVKKLIRLWAAEGLFELKGLEGLEKVAAYLLHDLIDKSLIIVSRRSFDGKIKTCRIHDLLHDLCWREAESDSILYVVNDVPYGGPRRYFPQGRRWVSLHLAGGYYPTLFSALSYRKTRSVHFYADPVYNLQLEHFKLLRVLDLEATEFQYGFPREILRLVCLRYLVMKIDEISEHIPISNLQNLQTLVIFTTSRKGFINLRDGIWDMSQLRHLNCSRIFLYPPPNVSPNEVEYPSLENLQSVCGLSSSCCTKEIFKGIKKVKKMGISCDSYSESEWLANLKYLLELEALSIASSSYYGNVYSDFRLPCPGSFPPNLKKLTLCCTRLSWEDMTIISKLPKLEVLQLKEDDFARSLSVGERVWEVTEMGFPELKFLLLEKLILDYWRATDDYFPCLEHGCSPSVVTSAEWIQREQLESSGTDMLRVYAVDTRDSDQDY from the exons ATGGCTGCTTATGCTGCACTAACTTCTCTGATGGGAACTATACACCTGATTTCGCAATCCAACTTAGACCTGCTGGACGGTCATAAAGAACACTTAAAATTACTCTACGAGAAGGTTAGCTCTCTGCTAGAGTTTCTTGATACTAATTCTGATGACGAACCAATGAAGGATTTGCAAGAAAAGGTAAAAGATCTTGCACATGAAGTAGAAGACAAAGTTGAATCACACATTCAAAGAGAGGCCCAGAAGAAGCTTCTTAAGATGTTGCAACGAGTATTTCACCTTCCAACAAAGGCACATGAAAGGCTTCTTAAGATTTTGCAACGAGCTGTAGAAGCCATTGATTCTATCAAGGAAGAGCTCTTCAAGCAGAGGGAGAATAATAATATGCAAGCGGGAAATAGTTCACTTGGTGGTTCTAATTCACTAGGATCTCATGTTTCTACCCTTGAGAACAACATGGTGGGGTACAATGATGAACAAGCGAGCATGTTGCGTCAACTTACTGGAGATTCACGTCAACTGGAAGTCATTTCCATTGTTGGTATGGGAGGCATAGGCAAGTCAACTTTTGCTAAAAGAGTGTTTTCTGATCCCTCAGTTGTGGGTTTCTTTGATGTTCGTGGATGGATTACTATGTCCAAGGACTACAGTATAAGAAAGATGCTTCTATCCCTCCTTCAAGATGCCGGGGTGGATCTTGATAAGGTAAGCGATGAAGAACAAGCAGACCACTTGCAGAAAAGCGATGAAGAACAAGCAGATGACTTGCAGGAAAGTGATGAAGAACCACTAGATTACTTGCAGAAAATCAATAATGCACTTGCAGATCGCTTGCAAAAAAGTTTAAAAGGTAGGAGATATTTGATTGTTGTAGATGACATATGGAGCACGGATGCCTGGGATGAGATTAAACTATGGTTTCCAGAATACAATAATAGAAGTAGGATATTATTGACTACTCGAGACATGAAGGTTGCTCAATATGCTAGCTTTCCtgaggatccttttccgatgcgTTTCCTGGATCCAGAGGAAAGTTGGAATTTGTTTTGCCAAAAGGCATTTGACAAAAAAACTTGCCCGATTGAACTTGAGAATGTTGCAAAGGAAGTTGTAGAAAACTGCAAAGGATTACCACTAATGATTTCTGTGATTGCAGGGACTCTCTCTAGCAAGAGGACACTGAACGAGTGGAGGAAAGTAGCTAAAAGTGTGAGCTCCTTAGTAAACCTTGACGATTATCAACGTTGCTCAGGAGTTCTCGCTTTGAGCTACAATCATCTTCCTTCACATTTGAAAGCCTGCTTTCTATATTTCGGAGTTTTCCCAAAAGCTAGTGACATTTCGGTGAAGAAGTTGATTAGATTATGGGCTGCGGAAGGACTCTTCGAGCTAAAGGGGCTAGAGGGATTGGAAAAAGTGGCTGCTTATCTTTTACATGATCTTATTGATAAAAGTCTTATCATTGTTAGCAGGCGAAGTTTTGATGGCAAAATCAAGACTTGTAGGATTCATGATCTTCTTCATGATCTATGCTGGAGAGAAGCTGAAAGTGATAGTATTTTGTACGTTGTAAATGACGTACCTTATGGAGGACCAAGAAGGTATTTTCCTCAAGGTCGTAGGTGGGTGTCACTTCATTTAGCGGGAGGTTATTATCCTACCCTTTTCAGTGCTCTTAGTTATCGCAAAACGCGTTCTGTTCATTTTTATGCTGATCCAGTTTATAATTTACAACTGGAGCATTTCAAACTTCTTAGAGTATTGGACTTGGAGGCCACGGAATTCCAATATGGTTTCCCTAGGGAAATATTACGCCTAGTTTGTTTAAGGTATTTGGTTATGAAGATCGATGAGATCTCTGAACATATTCCAATTTCCAATCTTCAGAATTTACAGACTCTCGTTATATTTACTACATCACGGAAGGGGTTTATAAATTTACGTGACGGAATTTGGGACATGTCTCAATTAAGGCATCTCAATTGTTCAAGGATCTTTTTGTACCCTCCTCCGAATGTATCTCCTAATGAAGTTGAGTACCCAAGTTTGGAGAATTTGCAAAGTGTTTGTGGGTTGAGTTCTTCTTGTTGCACGAAAGAAATATTTAAAGGGATTAAGAAAGTGAAAAAAATGGGGATTTCTTGCGATAGTTATTCCGAGTCCGAATGGCTAGCTAATCTTAAATATTTACTTGAGCTTGAGGCACTAAGTATTGCATCGTCATCCTACTATGGTAATGTTTATTCAGATTTCAGGCTTCCATGTCCAGGTTCTTTCCCACCAAATCTCAAGAAGTTGACACTTTGTTGTACTCGGCTATCATGGGAGGACATGACGATCATTAGCAAGTTGCCCAAACTCGAGGTGCTCCAATTGAAGGAAGATGATTTTGCACGTAGTTTGTCTGTAGGAGAAAGGGTCTGGGAAGTAACAGAGATGGGATTTCCCGAATTGAAATTCTTGCTCCTTGAGAAGTTGATTCTTGATTATTGGAGAGCCACTGATGATTATTTCCCATGCCTTGAGCAT GGATGTTCTCCTTCCGTTGTGACATCTGCTGAGTGGATCCAGAGAGAGCAATTAGAGAGTTCAGGAACCGACATGCTTAGAGTTTATGCCGTTGATACAAGGG ATTCAGATCAAGATTATTGA
- the LOC104098199 gene encoding putative late blight resistance protein homolog R1B-16 isoform X1, which yields MAAYAALTSLMGTIHLISQSNLDLLDGHKEHLKLLYEKVSSLLEFLDTNSDDEPMKDLQEKVKDLAHEVEDKVESHIQREAQKKLLKMLQRVFHLPTKAHERLLKILQRAVEAIDSIKEELFKQRENNNMQAGNSSLGGSNSLGSHVSTLENNMVGYNDEQASMLRQLTGDSRQLEVISIVGMGGIGKSTFAKRVFSDPSVVGFFDVRGWITMSKDYSIRKMLLSLLQDAGVDLDKVSDEEQADHLQKSDEEQADDLQESDEEPLDYLQKINNALADRLQKSLKGRRYLIVVDDIWSTDAWDEIKLWFPEYNNRSRILLTTRDMKVAQYASFPEDPFPMRFLDPEESWNLFCQKAFDKKTCPIELENVAKEVVENCKGLPLMISVIAGTLSSKRTLNEWRKVAKSVSSLVNLDDYQRCSGVLALSYNHLPSHLKACFLYFGVFPKASDISVKKLIRLWAAEGLFELKGLEGLEKVAAYLLHDLIDKSLIIVSRRSFDGKIKTCRIHDLLHDLCWREAESDSILYVVNDVPYGGPRRYFPQGRRWVSLHLAGGYYPTLFSALSYRKTRSVHFYADPVYNLQLEHFKLLRVLDLEATEFQYGFPREILRLVCLRYLVMKIDEISEHIPISNLQNLQTLVIFTTSRKGFINLRDGIWDMSQLRHLNCSRIFLYPPPNVSPNEVEYPSLENLQSVCGLSSSCCTKEIFKGIKKVKKMGISCDSYSESEWLANLKYLLELEALSIASSSYYGNVYSDFRLPCPGSFPPNLKKLTLCCTRLSWEDMTIISKLPKLEVLQLKEDDFARSLSVGERVWEVTEMGFPELKFLLLEKLILDYWRATDDYFPCLEHVIIKNCSLLKEIPQGFADSMTLKLIMLQGCSPSVVTSAEWIQREQLESSGTDMLRVYAVDTRDSDQDY from the exons ATGGCTGCTTATGCTGCACTAACTTCTCTGATGGGAACTATACACCTGATTTCGCAATCCAACTTAGACCTGCTGGACGGTCATAAAGAACACTTAAAATTACTCTACGAGAAGGTTAGCTCTCTGCTAGAGTTTCTTGATACTAATTCTGATGACGAACCAATGAAGGATTTGCAAGAAAAGGTAAAAGATCTTGCACATGAAGTAGAAGACAAAGTTGAATCACACATTCAAAGAGAGGCCCAGAAGAAGCTTCTTAAGATGTTGCAACGAGTATTTCACCTTCCAACAAAGGCACATGAAAGGCTTCTTAAGATTTTGCAACGAGCTGTAGAAGCCATTGATTCTATCAAGGAAGAGCTCTTCAAGCAGAGGGAGAATAATAATATGCAAGCGGGAAATAGTTCACTTGGTGGTTCTAATTCACTAGGATCTCATGTTTCTACCCTTGAGAACAACATGGTGGGGTACAATGATGAACAAGCGAGCATGTTGCGTCAACTTACTGGAGATTCACGTCAACTGGAAGTCATTTCCATTGTTGGTATGGGAGGCATAGGCAAGTCAACTTTTGCTAAAAGAGTGTTTTCTGATCCCTCAGTTGTGGGTTTCTTTGATGTTCGTGGATGGATTACTATGTCCAAGGACTACAGTATAAGAAAGATGCTTCTATCCCTCCTTCAAGATGCCGGGGTGGATCTTGATAAGGTAAGCGATGAAGAACAAGCAGACCACTTGCAGAAAAGCGATGAAGAACAAGCAGATGACTTGCAGGAAAGTGATGAAGAACCACTAGATTACTTGCAGAAAATCAATAATGCACTTGCAGATCGCTTGCAAAAAAGTTTAAAAGGTAGGAGATATTTGATTGTTGTAGATGACATATGGAGCACGGATGCCTGGGATGAGATTAAACTATGGTTTCCAGAATACAATAATAGAAGTAGGATATTATTGACTACTCGAGACATGAAGGTTGCTCAATATGCTAGCTTTCCtgaggatccttttccgatgcgTTTCCTGGATCCAGAGGAAAGTTGGAATTTGTTTTGCCAAAAGGCATTTGACAAAAAAACTTGCCCGATTGAACTTGAGAATGTTGCAAAGGAAGTTGTAGAAAACTGCAAAGGATTACCACTAATGATTTCTGTGATTGCAGGGACTCTCTCTAGCAAGAGGACACTGAACGAGTGGAGGAAAGTAGCTAAAAGTGTGAGCTCCTTAGTAAACCTTGACGATTATCAACGTTGCTCAGGAGTTCTCGCTTTGAGCTACAATCATCTTCCTTCACATTTGAAAGCCTGCTTTCTATATTTCGGAGTTTTCCCAAAAGCTAGTGACATTTCGGTGAAGAAGTTGATTAGATTATGGGCTGCGGAAGGACTCTTCGAGCTAAAGGGGCTAGAGGGATTGGAAAAAGTGGCTGCTTATCTTTTACATGATCTTATTGATAAAAGTCTTATCATTGTTAGCAGGCGAAGTTTTGATGGCAAAATCAAGACTTGTAGGATTCATGATCTTCTTCATGATCTATGCTGGAGAGAAGCTGAAAGTGATAGTATTTTGTACGTTGTAAATGACGTACCTTATGGAGGACCAAGAAGGTATTTTCCTCAAGGTCGTAGGTGGGTGTCACTTCATTTAGCGGGAGGTTATTATCCTACCCTTTTCAGTGCTCTTAGTTATCGCAAAACGCGTTCTGTTCATTTTTATGCTGATCCAGTTTATAATTTACAACTGGAGCATTTCAAACTTCTTAGAGTATTGGACTTGGAGGCCACGGAATTCCAATATGGTTTCCCTAGGGAAATATTACGCCTAGTTTGTTTAAGGTATTTGGTTATGAAGATCGATGAGATCTCTGAACATATTCCAATTTCCAATCTTCAGAATTTACAGACTCTCGTTATATTTACTACATCACGGAAGGGGTTTATAAATTTACGTGACGGAATTTGGGACATGTCTCAATTAAGGCATCTCAATTGTTCAAGGATCTTTTTGTACCCTCCTCCGAATGTATCTCCTAATGAAGTTGAGTACCCAAGTTTGGAGAATTTGCAAAGTGTTTGTGGGTTGAGTTCTTCTTGTTGCACGAAAGAAATATTTAAAGGGATTAAGAAAGTGAAAAAAATGGGGATTTCTTGCGATAGTTATTCCGAGTCCGAATGGCTAGCTAATCTTAAATATTTACTTGAGCTTGAGGCACTAAGTATTGCATCGTCATCCTACTATGGTAATGTTTATTCAGATTTCAGGCTTCCATGTCCAGGTTCTTTCCCACCAAATCTCAAGAAGTTGACACTTTGTTGTACTCGGCTATCATGGGAGGACATGACGATCATTAGCAAGTTGCCCAAACTCGAGGTGCTCCAATTGAAGGAAGATGATTTTGCACGTAGTTTGTCTGTAGGAGAAAGGGTCTGGGAAGTAACAGAGATGGGATTTCCCGAATTGAAATTCTTGCTCCTTGAGAAGTTGATTCTTGATTATTGGAGAGCCACTGATGATTATTTCCCATGCCTTGAGCATGTAATTATCAAAAATTGCTCTCTCTTAAAAGAGATTCCTCAAGGATTCGCAGATAGTATGACACTGAAACTAATTATGTTACAGGGATGTTCTCCTTCCGTTGTGACATCTGCTGAGTGGATCCAGAGAGAGCAATTAGAGAGTTCAGGAACCGACATGCTTAGAGTTTATGCCGTTGATACAAGGG ATTCAGATCAAGATTATTGA